One genomic segment of Nitrososphaerota archaeon includes these proteins:
- a CDS encoding PadR family transcriptional regulator codes for MWPFRFGPHRKRGLRMMVLTILRTSPKNGVEIMDGIESMTRGWWRPSPGSIYPLLKQLDEDGLVKAKDDGRYQLTAKASEGLETSFGPRFRRPQTVDDMMNEMSGFVSYAEDLSKSRSSDLRPHLAKLRALSRRLADIAGEGESESPS; via the coding sequence ATGTGGCCCTTCCGATTCGGACCCCACAGGAAACGAGGGCTCAGAATGATGGTTCTCACGATCCTTCGCACCTCTCCGAAGAACGGAGTGGAAATAATGGACGGAATCGAATCCATGACCCGAGGGTGGTGGCGTCCCTCCCCGGGCTCAATATACCCGCTCCTCAAACAACTCGATGAGGACGGGCTCGTCAAGGCGAAGGACGACGGAAGGTACCAGCTGACGGCAAAGGCCAGCGAGGGCCTCGAAACATCCTTCGGCCCAAGGTTCAGGAGACCTCAAACGGTCGACGACATGATGAACGAGATGAGCGGTTTCGTATCATACGCCGAAGACCTCAGCAAGTCTAGAAGCTCCGATCTCCGGCCTCACCTGGCGAAGCTGAGGGCCCTTTCAAGACGTCTTGCAGACATCGCGGGGGAAGGCGAATCCGAGAGCCCATCGTAA
- a CDS encoding APC family permease, with protein MELKRELSYFDLMNIVIGAIVGSDIYIVPGLVAGLIGPFSLVVWIIGGAISMVLVLVFGYCAYYVPNVGGSFAYVSEAFDDFYGFIAGWSMTIAEIIALPVFAIVFTNYLQYFVPLNFGAQLIVRVVFILAITAINIFGVKAAGRLNDVLTIAKLTPLLLIILLGVGLMVVKPGLLGNYSPLAPLGLNNFSTVLVLIFWAYAGFELGSLPASEVVNPKKNIPKALITGMAIVIFFYVMTNFAVSGVINWAELATSPIPLVLVSTTLLGTAGAIITSVGALASVSGTDETEVLGTARLIYAMSAEGLLPKGLQKVHPRFKTPYVAVILEAVVAMVLMPFSGISALISFAVFNLGVCYLLVCLSLLVLKKPGEHGLHGQTVLPWLGVGVSAYLLYSTSLFDKVVGSLFVLLGIPIYLYFSKKTDIHELKHEFTSEEAVFSRNLRRDNKFLGDFIVLIWRIYRKFRPRNSPPS; from the coding sequence TTGGAACTAAAGCGAGAGCTGTCCTACTTTGACCTGATGAACATCGTAATCGGTGCCATCGTCGGGAGCGACATCTACATCGTCCCGGGTCTCGTCGCGGGCCTGATAGGCCCCTTCTCCCTGGTTGTCTGGATAATCGGCGGGGCAATTTCGATGGTGCTGGTTCTGGTTTTCGGATACTGTGCATACTACGTTCCAAACGTCGGTGGGTCGTTCGCCTACGTCTCAGAAGCATTCGACGACTTCTACGGGTTCATAGCAGGATGGAGCATGACCATTGCTGAGATAATCGCGCTACCCGTCTTCGCGATAGTGTTCACGAACTACCTCCAGTACTTCGTCCCATTGAACTTCGGAGCACAACTGATTGTGAGAGTCGTCTTCATACTAGCGATCACCGCGATCAACATCTTCGGGGTCAAAGCCGCTGGTCGACTTAATGATGTCCTGACGATTGCGAAGCTAACCCCCCTCCTCCTCATCATCCTCCTGGGCGTGGGCTTGATGGTAGTCAAGCCCGGCTTGCTTGGGAATTATTCCCCCCTCGCGCCCCTCGGTTTGAATAACTTCAGCACCGTACTGGTATTGATCTTCTGGGCGTACGCAGGGTTCGAACTGGGGAGCCTTCCTGCCAGTGAAGTCGTAAACCCAAAGAAGAATATTCCAAAGGCGCTGATCACCGGCATGGCCATCGTGATATTCTTCTATGTGATGACCAACTTCGCAGTCTCCGGGGTAATCAACTGGGCCGAGCTTGCGACAAGCCCAATACCACTGGTGTTGGTCAGCACAACGCTCCTGGGCACGGCGGGGGCCATAATCACCAGCGTGGGCGCCCTCGCGTCGGTCTCAGGCACGGACGAGACCGAAGTCCTGGGCACCGCCCGTCTGATATACGCCATGTCGGCCGAAGGGTTGCTACCCAAAGGGCTCCAGAAGGTTCATCCTCGTTTCAAGACGCCCTACGTCGCCGTAATCCTCGAGGCTGTGGTCGCAATGGTCCTTATGCCCTTCTCCGGCATTTCCGCGCTCATCTCGTTCGCGGTCTTCAATCTCGGAGTGTGCTATCTGCTCGTTTGTCTTTCTCTCCTCGTTCTGAAGAAACCTGGGGAACACGGTCTTCACGGTCAAACAGTGCTTCCATGGCTTGGGGTGGGGGTCAGCGCTTACCTGTTGTACTCTACGTCACTCTTCGACAAGGTCGTTGGGTCGCTATTCGTTCTGCTGGGTATTCCGATCTACCTCTACTTCTCCAAGAAGACGGACATCCACGAACTCAAGCACGAGTTCACGTCAGAAGAGGCCGTTTTCTCAAGAAACCTGAGGAGGGACAACAAATTCCTTGGAGATTTCATCGTTCTCATCTGGAGAATCTACAGGAAGTTCAGGCCTAGGAATTCACCTCCGAGCTAG
- a CDS encoding inorganic phosphate transporter — protein MDLQAVYILGIIVVAYSFDFVNGFHDAANSVSTVISTKVLPPFAAVSMAAFFNFVAFGLFGVAVATTVGKGIINPSVVTPDLILAALVGGITWDLITWYLGLPSSSSHALIGGLVGAAITRAGIGSLAWAGLDKTLTFMVLSPIIGFAAAFVLMIVLIRSFFTIPLHVVNRYFRRFQLVSSALVSLSHGTNDAQKTMGVVTALLVSVNWIPSFAVPLWVAVLAASSIALGTLFGGWRIVRTLGFRMTKLDPVHGFSIETASAATIIGSSFFGIPVSTTHVVSGSVMGSGATMGASTVKWGVARRIVWAWIITIPVAAIIAAGTYLLIVSV, from the coding sequence ATGGACCTTCAGGCAGTCTACATACTGGGCATAATCGTCGTGGCATACAGCTTCGACTTCGTCAACGGCTTCCATGACGCCGCAAATTCTGTCTCCACGGTCATTTCGACCAAGGTGCTCCCGCCCTTCGCCGCTGTGTCGATGGCAGCCTTCTTCAACTTCGTAGCTTTTGGTCTGTTCGGCGTCGCAGTAGCCACCACGGTGGGGAAAGGAATAATCAATCCGTCCGTCGTTACTCCTGATCTGATCCTGGCCGCCCTTGTGGGTGGAATCACCTGGGACCTAATCACCTGGTATCTGGGCCTTCCTTCCAGTTCGTCCCACGCCCTCATTGGTGGGTTGGTTGGCGCGGCCATAACAAGAGCCGGGATAGGGTCCCTCGCCTGGGCCGGGCTCGATAAGACGCTCACTTTCATGGTCTTGTCCCCGATCATCGGTTTCGCCGCGGCCTTCGTGCTAATGATTGTCTTGATCAGGTCCTTCTTCACCATCCCACTTCACGTAGTCAACCGGTACTTCAGGCGGTTCCAACTCGTTTCTTCCGCTCTGGTCAGCCTTAGCCACGGCACCAACGACGCACAGAAGACGATGGGTGTGGTCACAGCTCTTCTTGTCTCGGTTAACTGGATTCCCTCCTTCGCAGTCCCCCTCTGGGTGGCAGTCTTGGCCGCATCATCCATAGCCCTGGGAACGCTCTTCGGAGGCTGGAGGATTGTAAGGACCCTTGGGTTTAGGATGACCAAACTCGACCCGGTCCACGGCTTCTCCATCGAAACGGCGTCTGCAGCGACGATAATCGGCTCCTCCTTCTTTGGAATCCCGGTGAGCACCACTCACGTCGTGAGCGGAAGTGTGATGGGCTCGGGCGCGACCATGGGGGCGTCGACTGTCAAGTGGGGCGTCGCGCGGAGAATCGTCTGGGCGTGGATCATTACAATACCTGTGGCGGCCATCATAGCTGCCGGAACCTACCTCCTTATCGTCTCGGTCTAG
- a CDS encoding DUF47 family protein: MGLKEWIIPQDKAFFDVLEEESANVLLGATKLEAAITSFDNMDERRNEFKGIEHAGDNIVHDVYERVNRSFITPIDQDDLTKLASLYDDVLDYMYSVMNRIVLFEITGPTESMIRFAGIVRASVEQMHQAFLSMRKLDKKEIDKRLIEVDRLENEADVLLNESVATLFKSQDVIVILKLKEIYEHLETVTDRCEDVSFVLRDVLIKHT, encoded by the coding sequence ATGGGCCTCAAGGAATGGATCATACCTCAGGACAAGGCCTTCTTCGACGTTCTTGAAGAGGAATCTGCAAACGTCCTCCTGGGGGCGACAAAGCTCGAAGCCGCGATCACCTCCTTTGACAACATGGACGAGCGCAGGAATGAATTCAAAGGAATCGAGCACGCTGGGGACAACATCGTCCATGACGTCTACGAAAGGGTAAACCGGAGCTTCATCACTCCCATCGACCAGGACGACCTCACGAAGCTCGCTTCCCTCTACGATGACGTCCTCGACTACATGTACTCGGTGATGAACAGAATCGTTCTCTTCGAGATCACGGGCCCGACGGAGTCAATGATCAGGTTCGCCGGCATAGTCCGGGCTTCGGTCGAACAAATGCATCAGGCCTTCCTGTCCATGAGAAAGCTGGACAAGAAGGAAATCGACAAGAGGCTGATCGAAGTTGACAGGCTTGAAAACGAGGCGGACGTCCTTCTCAACGAGTCCGTTGCGACCCTTTTCAAAAGCCAGGACGTGATAGTCATCCTGAAGCTCAAGGAGATCTACGAGCACCTGGAGACTGTGACAGACCGATGCGAAGACGTAAGCTTCGTCCTCAGAGACGTCCTAATCAAGCACACCTAG
- a CDS encoding GNAT family N-acetyltransferase, with amino-acid sequence MDDVVVRRGTRADTGPFLRLLGALADFEHLEPPTQEGKKRIIKDIFVNKRVNLLMAQTHGVHVGYALYFYTYSSFLARPTLYIEDLFVLEAYRKHGIGLALFRRCAEEAIKTECGRMEWSVLGWNTKAIVFYEGLGARHLREWQVFRLTRDKFGSASLKAS; translated from the coding sequence ATGGATGACGTAGTGGTCCGGAGGGGCACCAGAGCGGACACGGGTCCTTTCCTCCGACTGCTTGGTGCATTGGCCGATTTTGAGCACCTAGAACCTCCCACGCAGGAAGGCAAGAAACGAATCATCAAGGACATCTTCGTCAACAAGAGGGTGAACTTGCTGATGGCCCAGACGCACGGGGTGCACGTTGGCTACGCACTGTACTTCTACACCTATTCGTCGTTCCTGGCGAGGCCAACGCTGTACATTGAAGACCTGTTCGTCCTCGAGGCCTACAGGAAGCACGGGATAGGTCTCGCACTCTTCAGGCGGTGTGCGGAAGAAGCAATCAAGACGGAGTGCGGGAGGATGGAGTGGTCGGTGCTGGGTTGGAATACGAAGGCAATCGTCTTCTATGAAGGTCTGGGCGCGCGTCACCTAAGAGAGTGGCAGGTGTTCAGGCTCACCAGGGACAAGTTCGGGTCTGCCTCACTCAAGGCCTCCTGA
- a CDS encoding flavin reductase family protein, which produces MKQAMRVFPQGVTVVTAQDTDGPKGITVSSFTSVSLEPPLVLVSIAKSSQLHDLFIAAKAFAVNFLADDQRSVSDKFAGRTEARDRFDGLKFIQGVTRSPIIDGARAVIECKAWKVYQGGDHSLIVGEVVSAKALNGKKPLVYYVQQYTTTETPEHPAPPSDIIW; this is translated from the coding sequence ATGAAGCAGGCGATGCGTGTCTTCCCACAGGGCGTCACGGTCGTCACCGCGCAGGACACTGACGGCCCCAAGGGGATCACCGTGAGCTCCTTCACGAGCGTTTCGCTCGAACCCCCTCTCGTCCTCGTTTCCATCGCGAAGAGTTCCCAACTCCACGACCTGTTCATCGCGGCCAAGGCCTTCGCAGTGAATTTCCTCGCCGACGACCAGAGGTCTGTTTCGGACAAGTTCGCAGGCAGGACCGAGGCACGCGACAGGTTTGACGGACTGAAATTCATCCAAGGGGTCACGCGGTCGCCCATCATCGACGGAGCCCGGGCAGTGATCGAGTGCAAGGCCTGGAAGGTCTACCAGGGGGGCGACCATTCGCTGATAGTAGGTGAGGTGGTCTCCGCCAAGGCCCTGAACGGAAAGAAGCCCCTTGTCTACTATGTCCAGCAATACACCACGACAGAGACGCCCGAGCACCCGGCTCCGCCCTCGGACATCATCTGGTAG
- a CDS encoding SHOCT domain-containing protein translates to MNPYNNEMLHRRRAVVWVIGGLIVLVAAIIAVAGLARLYWYPSVMAYNGAYGGWFFFPFFFPFGFLFFFFVIFALGRLFFWPWGWGGRRGYWYQYSGAEEILRERYAKGEITKEQLDQMMRDLWQHR, encoded by the coding sequence GTGAATCCATACAACAATGAGATGCTCCACAGGCGGAGGGCCGTTGTCTGGGTAATAGGGGGCCTGATTGTACTTGTCGCCGCAATTATTGCGGTCGCTGGGCTGGCGAGGCTCTACTGGTATCCTAGCGTGATGGCCTACAACGGAGCCTATGGCGGCTGGTTCTTCTTCCCGTTCTTCTTCCCATTCGGGTTCCTGTTCTTCTTCTTCGTCATCTTCGCCCTTGGCAGGCTGTTCTTCTGGCCATGGGGCTGGGGTGGGAGGAGAGGCTACTGGTATCAATACAGCGGGGCTGAAGAGATCCTTCGGGAAAGATATGCGAAGGGGGAGATAACCAAGGAGCAGCTCGACCAGATGATGCGAGACCTGTGGCAGCACCGGTAA